The DNA segment CCCGCCAGCGCCAGCGCCAGCCCGGCAACCAGCAGCCACTGCCACACGCTTGATTTCATCCTGACGCTCCAAAAGAACAAGGCGCCCCTTGTTCGGGGCGCCTTGCCGGAATGCTGCGTTGCTCAGCCCTTCTTGAAGCCGTACGGATGCCAGTCGGCGGAAACAGAAGGCGGCGTCGGCCAGTTGCCGTGCGGCGGCGGCGACACCGTGGTCCACTCCAGCGACGGCGAACCCCAGGGGTTGTCTCCGGCCGGAGGCCCCTTCATGGCGCCGACGATCCAGTTCAGCACGGCAATGCCGAAGCCCAGTCCCAGAATCACCGCACCGGCGGTCATCCACTGATGGGCGTGCTCGAACTGCGGGAAATGGGCATAGTCGTAGTAGCGGCGCGGCATGCCATCGACACCGATGTCCATCATGATCCAGAACACGATATTGGTGCCGACGAAGGTCAGCCAGAAACCGGCCTTGCCCCAGAACTCGTTGTACATGCGCCCCGTCATCTTCGGAAACCAGTGGTAGACCCCGGCGAAGATGGAGAAGGTGCCGGCCACGGCCATCACGTAGTGGAAGTGGCCCACGACGTAATAGGTATCGGACAGATGCAGCGTCAACGAGGGCACCGCCAGCGGTACCCCGGTCAAACCGCCGATCAGGAACAGGAAGACGACGCCGAGTGCGTAAAGCATCGGCGTGGTAAAGCTGATCGAGCTCTTGTACAACGTGCCGACCAGGCCGATCACCATCAGGCCGACCGGGATCGAGATCATCAGCGTGGTCACCATCTGGCCGATGCGCAGCCAGTCGGCCATGCCGGACACGTACAGGTGGTGCACCCATACCTCGCCGGCCAGCAGCACGATGCCGCCGATGCCACCATAGACCACCATCTTGTAGTTGAACACCATGTTCTTCGCGTGCGCGGCGATGACCTCATACACCACCCCGAAGTAGGGCAGGAAGATCACGTACACCGCCGGGTGCGAGTAGAACCAGAACAGGTTCTGGTAGGTCAGCACGTCGCCGCCCTTTGACGGGTCGAAGAAGTTGGTGCCCAGATATTTGTCCATGCTGATCAGCGTCACCGCCGTGCCCAGCACCGGCACGAAGATCAGTTGCAGGACGAAGGCGCCCAGCGTGCACCAGACGAAGATGTTCAGCTTGTTGAGCGTGATTCCAGGCGCGCGCATGTAGGCCACGGTGGTCAGGAAGTTAACTCCGCCGATGATCGAGGCGAAGCCGAGGATCAGCACCGTGAAGGAATACATCGCCGTGTTGCCGGTGGTGATGGTGGAATACGGCGGATAGCCGGTCCACATCACATCGGGGGGATCGGGGATGAAGAAAGTCATCACGGCGAGGATCAGGCCGACGTAGAACAGCCACACCGAAAGCGCATTGACGCGTGGGAAAGCCACGTCCTTGGCGCCGATCATCAGCGGAATGCAGAAGTTGGCGAAGAAACCCGTCAGCGCCGGGATCTGGAAACCGAGAATCATCACCGCGCCGTGGGCATAGAGCCAGACGTTGTACTGAGTCGGATTGCCGGTGATGGTCGGGCCGATGGTGGACAACTCGGCCC comes from the Sulfuritalea hydrogenivorans sk43H genome and includes:
- a CDS encoding cytochrome c oxidase subunit I, whose product is MNLKEWIFTTDHKRVGVLYLIGSILAFAIAGVMALLMRAELSTIGPTITGNPTQYNVWLYAHGAVMILGFQIPALTGFFANFCIPLMIGAKDVAFPRVNALSVWLFYVGLILAVMTFFIPDPPDVMWTGYPPYSTITTGNTAMYSFTVLILGFASIIGGVNFLTTVAYMRAPGITLNKLNIFVWCTLGAFVLQLIFVPVLGTAVTLISMDKYLGTNFFDPSKGGDVLTYQNLFWFYSHPAVYVIFLPYFGVVYEVIAAHAKNMVFNYKMVVYGGIGGIVLLAGEVWVHHLYVSGMADWLRIGQMVTTLMISIPVGLMVIGLVGTLYKSSISFTTPMLYALGVVFLFLIGGLTGVPLAVPSLTLHLSDTYYVVGHFHYVMAVAGTFSIFAGVYHWFPKMTGRMYNEFWGKAGFWLTFVGTNIVFWIMMDIGVDGMPRRYYDYAHFPQFEHAHQWMTAGAVILGLGFGIAVLNWIVGAMKGPPAGDNPWGSPSLEWTTVSPPPHGNWPTPPSVSADWHPYGFKKG